A stretch of DNA from Macrotis lagotis isolate mMagLag1 chromosome X, bilby.v1.9.chrom.fasta, whole genome shotgun sequence:
ATAAAAAAATGGCAGCAAAGCTGATCTTATCAGATCAAAGGTCCTTTTTCTTAGCTTCTCACTCGAAAAAGGTCTTTGCTTCAACCAAAATATCTGTGGTGTATAATCTTTTCTgtaattaaaaatgttatttaacaaaagaatgaaaactgaaTATAGGGGGGGAAAGGAATGTGGAAATGAAATCATTGAATTTCAACATTTGAGAATGTCAGGTGCATTGTTAAATGGACCCGAAAGGATGGAAAGATTGAGAATTTGATTTTGAATTGAAGGTGGTATGGAAAAACTAGATTGGTAGTGTGACTAAATAGCTAGAGAGGGTCATTCCTGAAGGCAGGAAGTGTCTCTGATTTATATTGAGAGAAGGGCAAGAAAGAGACAGGGGAGAGATAAAAAGggtgagagagaggaagaggagaaaaagaaacaggagtgggagagaaaggggagagaggaaggagagagaggactCGGAGGAGAGATGAAGcgggagagagaagagacaggggAAAGAGaagtggaagagaaaggaaagggaaagagaagaaaaggaggaaagagacaATGGAGAGAGGAGGTGGAGAGGAAGATGGGAGACAAAGAAGCAGATGAGAGAGGAGTAGAAGGGGGGCAggcaaaacatttttctgaaatgatttttagcatttgaattttttaaataacaagtGGTTCAATTTCAATAAATACCttaagaacatcattaaaatacAATCTACTTAAATGAATCGTCTCTAGCCAAGTACAGTCAATCTAGAATAGCCTCAAACACCATAAACAGCtttgaatcacagaatctctATCTTGGGTTGGAAGGGATCTCCCAGGTTATCCAGTCCaacccccccattttacagatgaggaaactggggcttcAGAAaacttgagtgacttgcccaaggtcacaccgctcCAAAGAGGAGAAGCTGAGATTTGAGCCCAAATCCAGTCTCTTTCTCCTCTGACCAAAAGATAGGTCATTGGGAACATCTATTCCCTCAGGTATCTTTTGGGGACAGGCAAATAAAAGACCTGGATGGTCACAAGATGAGGAACTGGTGCGTGTTCCTAATTTCTTTTAGCTTAAAAAATCCAAGAGTAAACTTCAGTCTCCCTTCTGCCCCTATCTGCATGATCACAGATCCTGATCCTAGCTTTCCTGGACAGATCTATCCCACATCCTCAggttcattctttccttccagaTGCTGACCGTAACAGAGCGCCCCTCCAGCTGGTCACAGCCAGAGCTGTTTACCTCTTTCCCTAGAGGAGCTCCTGTCAGAAtcagtgaggaggaatagaaacAGAGCTAGGAAAATGATTGAGAACATAGCCAGTGGAGCTCTAATATCAATAAAGTATGAGTTCTAATGAGATATGAGAATCTCATAAGGATGGGGCTCAAGGTTGGTGATATTGCCATGTCTATTTTGTGGCAACGGAATTGACCATAATCTTTCAGCCAAATTGTTGTGATTTGTCAGtgtccccactcccccccccaatttggttTGGTTTGGCGTTGGTTTGGCTGAGCATTTGGGGGCCACTTGGGAAATCTGGCCTCTGTAAGGGGAATAGGACAATGCTGCACAGATAGCCAAAAGGGATTTCCTCCCCACATCTTTTCCTATATCAACCCAAGGGAAGATAAAGATTTTTGTTAGGGTTTTCCCCAAAGCCCTCTCCTTTTTCAATAGAAATGTCCAGGTCTCACTTGACTAGAAAAGTTTAAATTCCAGATTGACCTGGGAGCAGAACATGGTAGGGTAGCAAATAGCACCCATTTGTTCCCAGTTGTGACCTCTTGGGCTAATAATCCCCCTGCCAGGGGACAGCCTTTCCtatacatttctattttcttcaagaagtcttGATACCACATCATCTTGAAGTCAATTCATTTCCTCTGGCTGCCCTCTGGCTTATCAAtgtcccctccccttttccttaaCTGCTCCAGGTGTGGTTTGACTAGGGCAGGGATTACCTCTCCAGTCCTGAAGTTTGAATGACCATATCCCACTGTTGACTCATGTTGATCTTAGTGTCCACTAAAATCTTTTTCCTGAAGAGTTGTTagcctctctctccttccttccctttccttcctgtcCCTCTTGGATTTATAGGTGATTTTTTTTGATCCAGGTATAATATTTGCCATATATCTATAATCATAGATTGGATTCATACCCATCTTTTAGTCTGTCAGGATCTTTTCCTGACTTTGCTATATGACATGTTGGTTCTTAGAGTTTGGTGCCAGCTGCAAATTTGCTAAGCGTGCCACCTATGTGGTGCTATAACATCAGTTACTCACCAGGGAATGTCATATTTTCCCCTCCGATGTCATTTCAGacactctcctctctcccttacCTGCTGGGAGCTTGGAGACTATTAGGAGCTCTgcagggaggaaaaaaacagCTGGGGATGAATGAAAGAGGCCTTGGTGTCCCCTTTGTCCCCTTTGTCCCCTTCAGCACCTTCTGGTTGGTTTTCCAGGCCTGCCCACTACTTTACCTCTCTCCGTTCATATGTGTGACGACTCAGTCACCAAATCACATTTTCTAATGAGAGTCTCATCGCTCTTGTGGGCAGTGCCAACAATGCAGGACTTTTGTCCTGTCCAGCTCACATCAAGGAGAAGTGCCTGTTTTCTGAAACAGAAGGGACTGGcagagaaaatttaatttagGCTTATTTTACAATTCGTGCCTATAAGTCcactaatgaagaagaaaaggagaaatactgGGGGTCTTTCCCTTTTCAACTTCATTAGAATGGGAAATAGgagataattttcaataaaacCCCATGGGGAAATctccaaatttcctatttttagGGCACGTCACAAAAACAAGACAACGGTAAATGAGAGCTGATGATGTGCTTCCCtcctttttcccccattttcagTGGACAAgcttcccattttatatatgtcCTGGGATCTTTGTCCACTCTTTCTGATGCTGCCAGAATTTCATTAAAGCCTTTCCGGGATCCTGTCTCCATCTGAGTCTTTGGGTTGTGACTCAGTTGCCTTCTTCCAAGCTTGGCCCATTTGGCTGATTTCAAAAGCCCTGGAAAGAAAAGTTCACCTGGACTGATGAGTCATTTTACCTCTCGTTCGTTCATCTGGCAGGTAGCATTTACTTGCCCACTGTGGCCCTGGCTGCTCAAAGTCTTCAGTTTCTCTCTCAAGTTCCTCTAAGGGAACCCAGGCAGACACAAGAGTAACTCTAGGAGCAGGTAAAAAGACTGAGCACAGTTCTGAGATGGAAAGTCAGGCTATGGTgagctatctctaatattttggaGTTTAAATATCTTGGGGGTGGGGATGAAATTTGGAGGAGGTGGAGGGGGAAAAAGTCCTGCTTAGAGTCTAAGAGTTCTTCGCTCATAGCATCAAGTCCCCCCCTCCTGGTCTCCTCCACTCTTACTCAActaatttattttacagagataAATGTCTTTGCCTGTGACGAGATGGACCAGGGCACTTCTCTTGTGATCGCTGGCAATCTAGGATTTCCAGGCCGAGGTCAAAGAGAAGTGGGAAGGGAAAGCCCTGCTCTCGGTCATCGTCATGGTCATGGCAAAGTTGTTGTCGGTGCTGGAGTTGTGGCCCCGGGGTGGCTTCTTGCAGAAGAGTCCAAGCAAGGCCAAGGTGAGCTCCTTCTTGATGCTCTTGTGCATGTACCCATAGGTGTAAGGGTGGAGGCAGCACTGCAGGAAGAAGAGCAGGAAGATACAGGAGTTGATCCAAGGGGGGGCTGCTCCCACCCCAGCAGAGACGGCGGCCAGCAGACAATAGGGTCCGATGCACAGGATAAAGGAGGCGATGATGACAAAGATCACTCGGGCAGCCTTGCAGTAGTAAGGCTTGGGCTTGGCAGAGCATCGCCGGGGATTGGCCTGGAAAGAGCGAGGAATCGTCAGGATGCCATccccatcctcctcctcttcctcactgGCCAAGTCTCCAGCCACGGGGTTCTCCTCAATTGGTTCCTCCAGGCTTCGGGGCCTCACAGGATGCACGATAGCGTTCTGCCTTCGAGCTGCCTGGAACACCATCCCATAGCACCCCACTAGGATAGCCACCGGACACAGGAAGGACAGCAGAATATTCATGACGGTGTAAGAGGCGCTGGAGCTCCAGACCACGACGCACAGGGAGCTGTCTTTGTCAAAGTCGATCTCCCCCCAACCCATGGCAGGTGGGGCGCTCTGAATCAGACTGACGATCCAAGTGCCCAAGATGAACATGCCTCCCCAGCTGGTCGTCATCTTGTTGGGATAAGACAGGGGGTAGATGATGGACAGGTACCGGTCGATGGACACCACGATGATGGTGTTGATGGAGGTGTAGGCAAAGAGATGCATCAGGGTGACCATGGTCGTACACAGGTTTTGACTCAGGGGccagaaggagggaagggagccAGCCACCACCCAGGGCATCACCACGGCCGTCTGGAACAGATCTGCCACGAGGAGGTTGAGGATGAAGCGATTGGCCACCTGCAAGAGCTGGGGCTTCCGACGGAacaccagcagcagcagcaggttCCCCAGGAGGGAGACGCagatgagagaagagaggagagagatccGGACGATGCAGTGGAAAAGGCTGATCATGGAGGGCGCTTCGCTGCCATCACCATTGCCATTGCCGTTGCCATTGCCGTTGTCGCAGTCAAGGCTGCCGTTCCCTCCACTGCCGCCACTGCTGTCATAACTGCTGTTGTTTGGATCTCCTGGGAGATGAGTGGAATTGGTGAGCTCCCGGGACAGAGACATGGTGCCCAAACTCTTCCTTAGCTCACCGAACTTCTCTTGGGTTTCTGTCTAGTGAAGTGGGTTGCAGACGCCGAGGATCAGATGCCAGAAGACTCCTTTTCCATGCCAGTTTTCATCTACGATCTGAAGGAGAGTTTAATGGGCATTTTATTTCAGGGGCCTAAACAACTGGCTGGGAAGAGTTGGCCATCCATGAGAAATGGCCTTTTCCCTCCTCTGattgcctcctttttttttttttttcctgagagggCCCTTTGGTGATGCAAAAACCCCTATGCTCAAGACAAGCCTCTGAAATGAATGCGATTGACACTGTGGTCACAACCATAGAAGTGAATGAGGAAAaaagcagcccccccccccccccgcgccgcCCCCAATATGCTCTACCTTCCCTAACAGCTTTTACTTGCCTTTTTCTCTCCTGGTACAGTACTGCAGTTTACCATGGAGACCAGCTCTAACTGTAACACTGGCTCACATCGATTTCTTGGTTTCTCATTATAACAGCACCAACTGGAGAATGCAGGGAGGGTACAGACTGCCCAACGCAGGGGGAAACTGGTAAAAATGAAGAAGTCGCCCCTGCCAGCTGGGAAACAGATGTTCTTCCCCTTGGGGGCAATTAGCCGGGGGGGGGGGTAGGTATCCCGGGGGACCCTGGCCGTGCCCCCGCCTGGAGGGCGGGACCCtgtagcggggggggggggggcgcaaagagggcaaatagaagaaaaagggtGGGAACCCCATCAGGGACCAGAAAAAATAATCCCTAAAGGAATAGTCTCGAGCTCGTAGACATCTCTAATTGAATTTCAGCTGTTAAGGGAGGCAGATAAGGAAAGAGTTAATCAGAAAAGAGGCAAATAGTTAACCTTCGCCTTTTGAAGACCGGCATCGTCCAGATGCTAGTTCTCTATGGAAATGTGAATTTCACACGTAACTGACGCTAGCCGCGATCACATTCCCTTATCTTGCAGGGtggaaaaaaaaccaacccccccccccccccagcctccaAAGCAAACCCCGGCAAAAACCCATCTTTTCCCTGGTGCGTTAATAGAAACGGGATTACTTACCTGTTGATGTCCCGCTGCTCGATCCGCTTCGCTCTTCCCTCCACGCTGATGAGGAGATGCTGGCCAAGGCTCCcgcctccttctccctcctcaccccacGACGATGCCAGGCAGATGCCAGGCTGAAAGAGAAAACGCTGTCATGTCCTCTCCGGGTAGCAAAGCGGCTTCGCTTGGAGCGTCCGGAGCTGCTCTGCCAGACAGCCGGCTACCGGCGAAGCGCGCCGAGCCGCCGAGCCGCCGCCGGCCACTCGGCTCCCCGACTCAATCTCTGCTGCCCGCCGAGCCGCGAAGGTAGCCTCTGTTGGCGGCGGCGGCTCCGCCGTTGCCCTGGCTGTTTGCGGGAACCGAGGCTTCAAGCAGAGGTAGCCTCGGCTTTACCTTGCCGCGGCAAAGGACAGCCTTCGGCTCTTGGCAAGTTGAAGCCGTGATGTCAGTGTGAGGAATGAATGACTTACCAAGATTCGGGTCCGCAGCAGGCGGGGGAGATAGCAAGGAGGGTCTCATCTGCTttgaagtgaaggaaaaaatgtgGTCCTTTTAAAAACCGGGGCTGGGAGGTTAtccaatctctctctttctctctctctctctctctctctctctctctctctctctctgtctctgtctctctctgactgtctctgtctctgtctctctgtgtctctgtctctctgtctctctgtctctgtctctttgtctgtctctgtctctctgtctttgactgtctgtctttgtatctctgtgtttctgtctgtctgtctctgtctctctgtctctttgtctgtctgtctctgtctctgactgtctttgtctctctgtctgtttctgtctgtctgtctgtctctatctctctgtctctgtctccctcttactctctcaatctgtctgtctctgtctctccctgtctctgtctctctgtctctgtctccctcttactctctcaatctgtctgtctctgtctctccctgtctctgtctctctgtctctgactgtctgtctttgtctctcctctctgtgtttctgtctgcctgtctgtctctgtctctctgtctctgactgtctgtctttgtctctcctctctgtgtttctgtctgtctgtctctgtctctctgtctctgtctctcctctctgtgtttctgtctgtctgtctctgtctctctgtctctgactgtctgtctttgtctctcctctctgtgtttctgtctgtctgtctctgtctctctgtctctgactgtctgtctttgtctctcctctctgtgtttctgtctgtctgtctctgtctctctgtctatgtctgtctttgtctctctgtttctatctgtctgtctctgtctctctcttactctctcaatctgtctgtctttctctgtctctgtctgtctctttgtctgtctatctttctgtctctgactgtctctgtctctctgtctgtctgtttctgtctgtctgtctctctgtctgtctgtctgtctttgtctctatcacTTACTCTCtcaatctgtctgtctgtctctctttctgtctgtctctgtctctctgacactctgtctgtttatctctctgtctctgtctctctctgtctctgtctgtctctctgtctttctgtgtctgtctgtctctgtctctgtctctcttactctctcaatctgtctgtctgtctctctttctgtctgtctctgtctctctctgacactctgtttatctctctgtctctgtctctctctgtctgtctgtctctctttctgtgtctgtctgtctctgtctctctgtctggatctgtctgtgtctgtgttgtgtctgtctgtctgtctctctgtctttctgtgtctatctgtctgtctctgtctttgtctctgtctgtgttctgtctgtctgtctgtctgtctctctcccccacacaccttttttttttttttccctgagagcCCAATTCTGATAGACACAGTAAGCAGGCTTTATATGTTAAAATCCTCTCCTGCATTTACTAGCTACCgaagtgaccttgaacaagtcaccaCCTCCCTCTCCAAACCCCGCACTACCTGTGTGATTTTCATCAAGTCCCTCTGATCACTTCTCTTCCCCGCTGCTCAGTGGTCACTGGctaagtgaccttgagcaagttgccccccccaaaaaacccctcactccctgtgtgattttgagcaaatcCCTGTGATCACTTCTCCCTGAACCCAGTGGTAACAGCACCTGAGGAGAACAAACCA
This window harbors:
- the GPR101 gene encoding putative G-protein coupled receptor 101, whose protein sequence is MSLSRELTNSTHLPGDPNNSSYDSSGGSGGNGSLDCDNGNGNGNGNGDGSEAPSMISLFHCIVRISLLSSLICVSLLGNLLLLLVFRRKPQLLQVANRFILNLLVADLFQTAVVMPWVVAGSLPSFWPLSQNLCTTMVTLMHLFAYTSINTIIVVSIDRYLSIIYPLSYPNKMTTSWGGMFILGTWIVSLIQSAPPAMGWGEIDFDKDSSLCVVVWSSSASYTVMNILLSFLCPVAILVGCYGMVFQAARRQNAIVHPVRPRSLEEPIEENPVAGDLASEEEEEDGDGILTIPRSFQANPRRCSAKPKPYYCKAARVIFVIIASFILCIGPYCLLAAVSAGVGAAPPWINSCIFLLFFLQCCLHPYTYGYMHKSIKKELTLALLGLFCKKPPRGHNSSTDNNFAMTMTMTESRAFPSHFSLTSAWKS